From the genome of Pseudoxanthomonas sp.:
CGATGCCGCGGACATCACCGCCGCGCAGCGCGATCACCGCAGGCTGCTGCTGGAAGCGATGCGCCGGCGTGGCTTCGCCAACTATCCCAAGGAGTGGTGGCACTACACCTTCCAGCCCGAGCCGACGCCGCACACGCTGTACGACGTGCCGGTGCGCTGACGGCTGACCATCGGGTCATCTCCTTCCCACCGTCGCGCCGAAGTGCTTGCGCACGCATCCGCGGCCCGTACCATCGAGCGCCATGCCTGAGTCCTCCCACGCCCTGATCCAGAACGACATCGTCCTGTTTGGATTGATCGCCGCCACACTCGCCTTCGTGTTCTGGACCGCCTCGCGTCCCAGTGGCGGATGGCAGAAGTTCTACGCCGTCGTGCCGCCGCTGCTGCTGTGCTACTTCATCCCCGGCATCTTCAATTCGATCGGCTTGATCGATGGCGCCAACAGCCAGCTCTACAACCCGGTCGCCAGTCGCGTGCTGCTGCCCGCGGCGCTGGTGCTGCTGACCCTGACCATCGACCTCAAGGCGGTGCTCGGCCTGGGCTGGAAGCTGCTGGCCATGTATTTCGGCTCGTCGCTGAGCATCATGCTGGGCGCCTTCTTCGCGTTCTGGCTGATGGGCCAGCTGCATCCGGCCACCGTTGCCGGCGACACCTGGGGCGGCATGGCCGCGCTGGCGGGCAGCTGGATCGGCGGCGGCGCCAACATGGTCGCGATGAAGGAGATCTTCCAGGTCAACGAAACCACCTTCGGCCAGTTCGTGGTGCTGGACGTGGGCGTGGGCTATGTGTGGATGGCGGTGCTGATCTTCCTGGCCGGTCGCGCCAAGCAGATCGACGCGCGCTCCGGCGCCGACACGCGCGCGCTGGAAGACCTGCAGCAGCGCCTGGCCGATTACAGCGCGCAGCACGCGCGCATCCCGACCCTGGCCGATTACATGCTGATCATCGGCGTGGCGTTCGGCGTGGTCGGCCTGGCCCATGCGGTGTCGCCGCCGCTGGCGGCGTGGTTCGCGCCGTATCCGTGGGCGCATTCGGCCAGCCTGGATTCGCCGTACGTGTGGGTGGTGCTGCTGTCCACGGTGATCGGCCTGGGGTTGAGCTTCACCGGCGCGCGCAAGCTCGACGGTGCCGGTGCCTCGAAGATCGGCACGCTGTTGCTGTACGTGCTGATCGCCTGCATCGGCATGCAGATGGACATCGCCGCGCTGCTGGACCGGCCGTGGCTGTTCGCGCTGGGGATCATCTGGATCCTGGTCCACATCGTGCTGCTGTGGGGGTTGGGCAAGCTGCTGAAAGTGCCGTTCTTCTATTTCGCCATCGGTTCGCAGAGCAACATCGGCGGGCCGGCCTCGGCACCGGTGGTGGCGGCGGTGTTCCATCCGGCGCTGGCGCCGGTGGGCGCGTTGCTGGGCACCCTGGGCTATGCGACCGGCACGGTGCTGGCCTACCTGGTCGGGATCGGCCTGCGCGCGATGGCCGGCGCGGGTTGAAGCCGGCAGGCAGGCGTTTGCGCCTAGAATCGCGACATAGCCGACGTGGGGACGTGTGATGGTCGAAGCCTGGGGTCTGTTCGTGCTGGGCCTGGTGCTGCTGGCGCTGGGCGGCGACACGCTGGTCAAGGGCGTGTCGGGCCTGGCCCAGAAGGCCGGGCTGTCGCCGTTCACTGCCGGCCTGCTGCTGATGGCGTTCGGCACCTCGCTGCCGGAGTTGTTCATCAATGCCGCGGCGCTGATCAAGGGCGAGCCGGCGCTGGCCCTGGGCAATGCGGTCGGCAGCAATCTGGTGAACCTGGGCCTGACCCTGCCGCTGGCCGCGCTGTGCGCGCCGCTGCTGGTGCGCATGCGGCTGCTGTCGCCGCTGTTGCTCGTGCTGGTCGTGGCCACTGCGCTGGTGATGGTGTTCGGGCTGGATGGCCGGATCAACCGGCTTGAAGGCACGATCCTGCTGGTGGGCTTCGTCGTGGTGTTGGTGCGCATGGTGGTGCTGGGGCGCAGTGAGGCGCCGGCAGTCCGTACCAGCGTGGAAACCTTTGCTTCCACCCGCACCGTGCTGTGGCTCAACCTGGTCCGGCTGGTGATCGGCGTGGTGCTGCTGGGCTACGGCGCGCGCGATGTGGTCCAGGCGATGCAGGGCATCGCCCCGTCGCTGGGCCTGACCCCGCTGATGGCCGGCCTGCTGCCGCTGGCCATCGGCAGTGCCCTGCCGGAAATCGCCGCGGCCATCGTCGCCGCCCGGCGCGGCCAGGGCGACATGGTCCTGGGCCATGTGATCGGCTCCAGCGTGTGCAACCTGCTGCTGGTGATTGGTGGCATGGCGGTGATCGCGCCGCTGGCGCTGCCGGCCTCGTTCGTGCGGCTGGAACTGCCGGCCGCCATCGCCCTGGCCGTGGTGCTGGTGCCGATGTTGCGCGGCGACGCGCGCGTCAGCCGCGGCGAGGCGGCGGTGCTGTTGCTGGCCTTCGTCGGCTGGGTCGCACTGGAGCTGGCCTCGCTGTCATCGTGAGGGCGTCGGGCAGCAAAGGCGTGCCTGTCATACTCGTTGCATGAATTCTGTACTCACGCCCATCGCCAGACCGCTGTCGCGCGCCGTGCAGCTGCTGGGTGAATTCTTCCGCCTGCAGGCGGCTTCCGGCATCGTGTTGATGATCGCCGCGGCGCTGGCGATGGTGGTGGCCAATTCGCCCTGGCATGACGCCTACGAACATTTCCGCCATCTGCCGATCGGCTTCAACGTCGGCGGGTTCTCGCTGCAGATGGGTGCCGAACATTGGATCAACGATGCGTTGATGGCGGTGTTCTTCCTGTTGGTGGCGCTGGAGATCAAGCGCGAAGTCGCCTGCGGGCAGCTGTCCAGCGTGTCGCAGATGTTGCTGCCGGTGCTGTGTGCCATGGGTGGCGTGGCGGTGCCGGCGCTGCTGTTCTTCGGCGTCAACCAGGGCGATGCCACCGCGTTGCGCGGCTGGGCCGTCCCGACCGCCACCGACATCGCCTTCGCCCTGGGCATCCTGGCGCTGCTGGGTTCGCGCGTGCCGCTGGGCATGAAGCTGCTGCTGTCCACGATCGCGGTGGTGGACGACCTGGTGGCCATCGTCATCATCGCCATCTTCTACACCCACGATCTGCAGGCCGGGATGTTGGCCTGGGCCGCGGCCGGCATCGGCCTGATGCTGCTGCTCAACTGGCGCGGGGTGACGGCCTTGGCGCCGTACCTGCTGATCGGCGCGGTGGTCTGGTACTGCGTGTTGAAGTCCGGCGTGCATGCCACGCTGGCCGGCGTGGTCACCGGCCTGCTGATCCCGCTGCGCGGCAAGGACGCTGACGCGCCGTCGCCGCTGGAAACGCTGGAGCATGCCCTGCATCCGTGGGTGGCCTATGCGGTGCTGCCGCTGTTCGCCTTTGCCAACGCGGGCCTGGCACTGGCCGGCCTGAAAGTCGGCGACGTGCTGGCGCCGGTGCCGCTGGGCGTGGTGCTCGGACTGGTCCTGGGCAAGCCGGTCGGCATCGTGGCGGTCGCCGTACTCGCGCGCGCGACCGGCATCGCGCGTTATCCCGACGGCATGGACTTCAAGGCGCTGCTGGGCCTGGGCATGCTGTGTGGGGTGGGCTTCACCATGAGCCTGTTCATCGCCAACCTGGCCTTCGGCAACACGCCGGGGCATTTCGGCGAATCCACGATCCTGGGAATCCTGTGCGGCTCGGTGATCTCGGCGCTGATCGGCTGGGCGTGGCTGCGCCTGACCCTGCGTGACGTCGCTGCCGATGCCTGATGCCTTGTTGTTCGGTGGGACCGGACAGATCGGCCGGCCGTTGATCGCCGGCCTGCTGCATGCGGGCTGGCGCATGTGGGCCGTGTCGCGCCAACCGCAGGTCGTGCAGGCCGGGGTGTGCTGGCTGCGCGGGGACCTGGATCACCTGGAGGGTGCGCCGGCGGCCGTGGATGCGATCTTCAGCGCCGGGCCGCTGGATGGGTTCGCGCGCTGGTATGCGCGGGGCGTGGTGCGGGCGCCGCGCGTGGTCGCCTTCGGTTCGACCAGCCTGGCGACCAAGCAGGATTCGATCGACGCAGACGAACGCGACCTGGCCGCGCGGCTTGCTGCGGCCGAGCAGGGCGTGTTCGCACAGGCGGCAGCGACCGGCGCGCAGGCCACGCTGCTGCGGCCAACCCTGGTCTACGGCGCCGGCCGCGATGCCTCGCTGACCCAGATCGCCGCGCTGGCGCGGCGTTTCGGCTGGTTTCCACTGCCCAATGGCGTCAACGGCCTGCGCCAGCCGGTGCACGTGCAGGACCTGGCCGAAGCGGCCCTGGCGGTGCTTGATCGCCCGGCAACCTTCGGCCAGGCCTACGCCTTGCCCGGCGGCGAAACGCTGGCCTATCGCGTAATGGTCGCGCGGACGCTGGCGGCGATGTCACCGCCGGCGCGGCTGTTGGAACTGCCGGCGCCGGTCTTCAGGAGCGTGGTCGGCCTCGCGCAGCGGTTCGGCGTCGCCCGTTCGCTCAACGCCGCCACCCTGGCACGGATGCGGCAGGACCTGGTGTTCGACAGCTCGCCGGCCAGGGC
Proteins encoded in this window:
- a CDS encoding DUF819 family protein, coding for MPESSHALIQNDIVLFGLIAATLAFVFWTASRPSGGWQKFYAVVPPLLLCYFIPGIFNSIGLIDGANSQLYNPVASRVLLPAALVLLTLTIDLKAVLGLGWKLLAMYFGSSLSIMLGAFFAFWLMGQLHPATVAGDTWGGMAALAGSWIGGGANMVAMKEIFQVNETTFGQFVVLDVGVGYVWMAVLIFLAGRAKQIDARSGADTRALEDLQQRLADYSAQHARIPTLADYMLIIGVAFGVVGLAHAVSPPLAAWFAPYPWAHSASLDSPYVWVVLLSTVIGLGLSFTGARKLDGAGASKIGTLLLYVLIACIGMQMDIAALLDRPWLFALGIIWILVHIVLLWGLGKLLKVPFFYFAIGSQSNIGGPASAPVVAAVFHPALAPVGALLGTLGYATGTVLAYLVGIGLRAMAGAG
- a CDS encoding sodium:calcium antiporter, translated to MVEAWGLFVLGLVLLALGGDTLVKGVSGLAQKAGLSPFTAGLLLMAFGTSLPELFINAAALIKGEPALALGNAVGSNLVNLGLTLPLAALCAPLLVRMRLLSPLLLVLVVATALVMVFGLDGRINRLEGTILLVGFVVVLVRMVVLGRSEAPAVRTSVETFASTRTVLWLNLVRLVIGVVLLGYGARDVVQAMQGIAPSLGLTPLMAGLLPLAIGSALPEIAAAIVAARRGQGDMVLGHVIGSSVCNLLLVIGGMAVIAPLALPASFVRLELPAAIALAVVLVPMLRGDARVSRGEAAVLLLAFVGWVALELASLSS
- the nhaA gene encoding Na+/H+ antiporter NhaA, which gives rise to MNSVLTPIARPLSRAVQLLGEFFRLQAASGIVLMIAAALAMVVANSPWHDAYEHFRHLPIGFNVGGFSLQMGAEHWINDALMAVFFLLVALEIKREVACGQLSSVSQMLLPVLCAMGGVAVPALLFFGVNQGDATALRGWAVPTATDIAFALGILALLGSRVPLGMKLLLSTIAVVDDLVAIVIIAIFYTHDLQAGMLAWAAAGIGLMLLLNWRGVTALAPYLLIGAVVWYCVLKSGVHATLAGVVTGLLIPLRGKDADAPSPLETLEHALHPWVAYAVLPLFAFANAGLALAGLKVGDVLAPVPLGVVLGLVLGKPVGIVAVAVLARATGIARYPDGMDFKALLGLGMLCGVGFTMSLFIANLAFGNTPGHFGESTILGILCGSVISALIGWAWLRLTLRDVAADA
- a CDS encoding NAD-dependent epimerase/dehydratase family protein, with amino-acid sequence MPDALLFGGTGQIGRPLIAGLLHAGWRMWAVSRQPQVVQAGVCWLRGDLDHLEGAPAAVDAIFSAGPLDGFARWYARGVVRAPRVVAFGSTSLATKQDSIDADERDLAARLAAAEQGVFAQAAATGAQATLLRPTLVYGAGRDASLTQIAALARRFGWFPLPNGVNGLRQPVHVQDLAEAALAVLDRPATFGQAYALPGGETLAYRVMVARTLAAMSPPARLLELPAPVFRSVVGLAQRFGVARSLNAATLARMRQDLVFDSSPARADFGYAPRAFAPTAAMLGTTR